In Temnothorax longispinosus isolate EJ_2023e chromosome 2, Tlon_JGU_v1, whole genome shotgun sequence, one DNA window encodes the following:
- the LOC139825407 gene encoding high affinity copper uptake protein 1, whose translation MHSMSFHGGVIETILFQGWRIDNAQGMVGSVIGVILLTALYEGLKSYREYLFSRTTFLRKNQQRKSRNALLFSGVHFFQTLLHVIQVVLGYFLMFIFMTYNYWLCIAVGAGTALGYWLFSWEKINNNNTDCCS comes from the exons ATGCATTCA ATGTCATTTCATGGCGGCGTCATAGAAACTATTCTGTTTCAAGGCTGGCGCATTGATAACGCGCAGGGTATGGTCGGTTCCGTAATCGGTGTCATTCTTTTAACCGCATTGTACGAAGGGCTAAAATCTTATCG TGAATATCTCTTCTCGCGCACGACGTTTCTCAGGAAGAACCAGCAGAGGAAATCGAGAAA TGCACTGTTGTTTTCCGGAGTGCATTTCTTTCAAACGCTTCTGCATGTGATCCAAGTGGTGCTCGGCTATTTTctcatgtttatttttatgacgTACAACTATTGGCTCTGCATCGCTGTTGGAGCTGGAACAGCTCTTGGATATTGGCTATTCTCGtgggaaaaaattaataataacaatacagATTGTTGTTCGTAA